Proteins co-encoded in one Corynebacterium tuberculostearicum genomic window:
- a CDS encoding DoxX family protein encodes MSDKQQPDKATPFDEDMDVPTYNAKPASKDSVSGQGKSKPGLFERAGRAEPQEIKPSQAQQDHPETEVLSYSSANEAARQQSGGGEETVAFAQPESTTSASVEQETALATADAPADSALSTETAEEREARLQAEQEEKEGYQRYGRRGTIDFGLLFIRIALSAYLIIAGAKTFFELGDSQGLSGLEGDFANYAWDTALSIAVPTMQLIAGVFLLLGLITPLAAMIGLVVTGFTAVHELAQTDAGLDVFSWPESVWLSLVLFVIAVGLQFTGPGFISLDFKRSWARRPLGTSWAFVLIGIAILAALWFFGAGVNPLN; translated from the coding sequence ATGAGCGATAAGCAGCAACCGGATAAAGCCACCCCGTTTGATGAGGATATGGACGTCCCTACCTACAACGCGAAGCCCGCTAGTAAGGATTCTGTCTCCGGCCAGGGAAAGTCGAAGCCTGGCCTCTTCGAGCGCGCCGGCCGCGCTGAGCCGCAGGAGATCAAGCCGTCCCAGGCGCAGCAGGACCACCCGGAAACCGAGGTACTGTCCTACTCCAGTGCGAATGAGGCCGCGCGTCAGCAAAGTGGCGGCGGCGAGGAGACCGTAGCCTTCGCGCAACCGGAGTCCACCACGTCGGCCAGCGTGGAGCAGGAGACGGCACTTGCTACTGCCGACGCCCCCGCGGACAGCGCCCTCAGCACTGAAACCGCAGAGGAGCGCGAGGCTCGACTGCAGGCGGAACAAGAAGAAAAGGAAGGCTATCAACGCTACGGTCGCCGCGGCACCATCGACTTCGGTCTGCTATTCATTCGCATCGCACTGAGCGCCTACCTGATCATTGCCGGTGCAAAAACCTTTTTCGAGCTCGGTGATAGCCAGGGCTTGTCCGGTCTAGAGGGCGACTTTGCTAACTATGCCTGGGATACCGCACTGTCCATTGCGGTGCCGACCATGCAGCTTATCGCTGGTGTGTTCTTGCTGCTCGGCCTCATCACGCCGCTGGCGGCCATGATTGGCCTGGTAGTGACCGGCTTTACTGCCGTCCACGAGCTAGCTCAGACCGATGCCGGCCTGGACGTCTTTAGCTGGCCGGAATCCGTATGGCTTTCCTTGGTCCTCTTTGTCATCGCAGTGGGCCTGCAGTTTACTGGCCCAGGCTTTATCTCCCTAGACTTCAAGCGCTCGTGGGCACGCCGCCCACTGGGTACTTCCTGGGCCTTTGTTCTCATCGGCATCGCCATCCTCGCCGCACTCTGGTTCTTCGGCGCAGGGGTTAATCCGCTGAATTAG
- a CDS encoding LysR family transcriptional regulator ArgP has protein sequence MNPVHLETLLAIVDEGSFDVAAAVLGISPSAVSQRIKALESSTGRVLLRRATPVTATEAGEILVQSARRMALVQAETDARLGHRLARVPLSVAVNSDSLATWFRKVLSDTARRGDVALRIRIEDEARTLAMLRRGDVLGAVTREATPVSGCESSFLGTMRYFPVAAPPIAESFHSGSLTWETMPLVGYGPNDQVLDDAMRERFIDSAVVRARVSQIPSSEGYLEAVRVGLGWGLLPQAQALPLLAAKELVLLDDSPLDIDLYWQRWRLESEVLSELTRSVIEAAADLVVT, from the coding sequence ATGAACCCGGTACACCTAGAAACCTTGCTCGCAATCGTGGATGAGGGAAGCTTCGATGTTGCTGCCGCTGTGCTCGGCATATCGCCCTCGGCGGTGAGCCAGCGAATAAAGGCTTTGGAATCGAGCACTGGGCGAGTGCTCCTGCGTCGCGCCACCCCGGTAACCGCCACGGAAGCGGGGGAGATCCTGGTTCAATCCGCACGCCGCATGGCGTTGGTACAGGCAGAAACGGATGCCCGCCTCGGACACCGCCTAGCCCGCGTTCCGCTGTCAGTAGCGGTGAACTCGGACTCGCTCGCGACGTGGTTTAGGAAGGTGCTCAGCGATACCGCGCGGCGGGGCGACGTCGCGCTGCGCATCCGGATTGAGGATGAAGCGCGCACGCTGGCGATGCTGCGGCGCGGAGATGTACTCGGCGCGGTGACGAGGGAGGCTACGCCGGTCTCCGGCTGTGAGTCTAGCTTCCTAGGCACGATGCGCTATTTCCCGGTGGCGGCGCCTCCTATCGCAGAAAGCTTCCATAGTGGCAGCCTGACGTGGGAAACGATGCCCCTTGTGGGCTATGGGCCCAACGATCAAGTTCTGGATGATGCGATGCGCGAGCGGTTTATTGATTCTGCCGTGGTGCGCGCCCGGGTTTCGCAAATTCCATCTTCCGAGGGGTACCTAGAGGCCGTTCGCGTCGGCTTGGGCTGGGGATTGTTGCCGCAAGCCCAAGCGCTGCCCCTATTGGCGGCAAAAGAGCTGGTGCTTCTCGACGACTCCCCGCTCGATATTGACCTTTATTGGCAGCGTTGGCGCTTGGAGTCAGAGGTTTTGAGCGAACTTACGCGTTCGGTAATCGAGGCTGCGGCCGATCTAGTGGTGACGTAG
- a CDS encoding LysE/ArgO family amino acid transporter, translated as MSIVLAGFFLGLSLIVAVGPQNAMLLKYGIRRDHIGLIIAVCALSDVILITAGTAGVGYLVEKFPNALQVLKYVGAAYLAYFTFTCFRDAVKTKGEAIEVESTQPKVPQEVASFDGSQARSTTKTATRVEIKRSPSWVKPLLTALALTWLNPGAYVDVVVMLGSIANQYGETGRWLFAVGAICASFSWFPCIGFGAARFSHVLSRPTVWRWINLSIGVIMIGLTLKLLLL; from the coding sequence ATGTCCATTGTGCTTGCCGGTTTCTTCCTGGGATTATCGCTCATCGTGGCCGTCGGCCCGCAAAATGCCATGCTGCTCAAGTACGGCATCCGCCGCGACCACATTGGCCTCATCATTGCCGTCTGCGCGCTTTCCGACGTCATCCTGATTACCGCCGGCACGGCCGGCGTGGGCTACTTGGTAGAAAAATTCCCCAACGCCCTGCAGGTTCTGAAATATGTTGGCGCCGCTTACCTGGCGTATTTCACCTTTACCTGCTTCCGCGATGCGGTCAAGACCAAAGGCGAGGCCATCGAGGTGGAATCCACACAGCCGAAAGTACCGCAGGAAGTCGCTTCCTTCGATGGCTCTCAGGCACGCAGCACGACCAAGACCGCAACTCGCGTCGAGATCAAGCGCTCCCCTTCGTGGGTTAAGCCGCTATTGACCGCCCTGGCCTTAACGTGGCTTAACCCAGGCGCCTACGTGGACGTAGTGGTCATGCTCGGCAGCATTGCTAATCAATATGGCGAAACGGGGCGCTGGCTTTTCGCCGTGGGTGCAATCTGTGCCAGCTTTTCTTGGTTTCCGTGTATCGGTTTCGGAGCCGCACGCTTTTCCCACGTGTTGTCCCGGCCCACGGTGTGGCGCTGGATCAACCTAAGTATTGGCGTCATCATGATCGGCCTAACACTCAAGTTGCTTCTGCTCTAG
- a CDS encoding aldo/keto reductase has translation MSIYAPASDRYDSMEYRRVGNSGLKLPAISLGLWQNFGDDRPLATQREILRAAYDRGITHFDLANNYGPEPGAAEDNFGRIFARDFRPLRDEMIISSKAGWVMNDSPYGFGGSRKYLVSSLDASLKRMGLDYVDIFYHHRPDPDTPLEETLYALRDIVASGKALYVGISSYGPELTTEAVEFMEDEGCPLLIHQPSYSILNRWIERPGEDGESLLDVTGRSGLGVIGFGPLAQGMLTDRYIDGIPADSRAAKDKTLEKDWINEENLSMIRSLNDIAGKRGQSLAQMAISWVLRDQGDRTLTSALLGASSVEQLEHNLGALDNLEFSADELAAIDDAAHDAGINRWAGATASRVRGD, from the coding sequence ATGAGTATCTATGCACCCGCATCTGACCGTTATGATTCGATGGAGTACCGCCGAGTAGGTAACTCTGGGCTGAAGTTGCCGGCCATCTCCCTTGGTCTGTGGCAGAACTTCGGCGATGATCGTCCCCTGGCTACGCAGCGCGAAATTTTGCGCGCGGCATATGACCGGGGGATTACTCATTTCGATTTGGCCAATAACTATGGCCCCGAGCCTGGTGCCGCCGAGGACAACTTTGGCCGCATCTTCGCCCGCGATTTCCGCCCCTTGCGCGATGAAATGATCATTTCTTCCAAGGCCGGGTGGGTGATGAATGATTCCCCATATGGCTTCGGTGGTTCTCGCAAGTACCTAGTTAGTTCCTTGGATGCGTCCCTGAAGCGGATGGGCCTGGATTATGTGGATATCTTTTACCACCATCGTCCGGACCCGGATACTCCGTTGGAAGAGACCTTGTACGCATTGCGCGATATCGTGGCTTCTGGCAAGGCCCTGTACGTTGGGATTTCCTCCTACGGCCCGGAGCTCACCACGGAAGCCGTGGAATTCATGGAGGATGAAGGTTGCCCGTTGCTGATTCATCAGCCGAGCTACTCCATTTTGAACCGCTGGATTGAGCGGCCCGGGGAAGACGGGGAGTCGCTGCTTGACGTCACTGGACGCAGCGGATTGGGCGTGATTGGTTTCGGTCCGCTGGCGCAGGGCATGCTGACCGACCGCTATATTGATGGCATTCCCGCAGACTCCCGCGCAGCCAAGGATAAGACCTTGGAAAAGGACTGGATCAATGAGGAGAACCTTTCCATGATCCGTTCGCTCAACGATATTGCAGGCAAGCGTGGTCAGTCTCTGGCGCAGATGGCTATCTCGTGGGTGCTGCGTGATCAGGGTGATCGCACGCTTACCTCGGCGCTGTTGGGTGCTTCTTCGGTAGAGCAGCTTGAGCACAACCTTGGGGCGCTGGATAACCTGGAATTCAGCGCGGATGAGCTTGCTGCTATTGATGACGCTGCCCACGACGCCGGAATCAACCGTTGGGCCGGCGCTACCGCTTCGCGCGTTCGCGGCGACTAG
- a CDS encoding YkvI family membrane protein produces the protein MSSKNIIAIAMSFVGLLVGAGFATGQEVVQYFTAFGTWGIPGLIVAALIMTLAGTVFLQLGSYFHAAEHNTVFRNVTHPIVSKLLDVAVVITLFAIGFVMLAGAGSNMQQQFGWKTWIGSTLMLVLVLIVGMFDVDKVAKVIGAVTPTIIIAVIGIAIYTALNMPDDIGAAMDASSQIDTPIGNWLISALNYNGLALMLAVSMSLVIGGDNISPREAGWGGIVGGVIYSIMMGLAGFSLLMNSDKAQGSDIPMLSLVDSVNPTLGAIMAVIIYLMIFNTAIGMFYALGKRLSAGHEKRFPVIFVIGCLAGFAVSFAGFKTLMNYIYPIIGYMGILMVAILVFAWFRSQAQIKDEAVRRERLRSLMHLKLNPNKDYDAERYDDEIGQHIEDSNMDNEALYDELVDEVIEELDGDDHVDFDKKEYAEKRHDYSYYTERDAVETDRTPEEIEKWVEETGASGDPEEDKELPQADNSKN, from the coding sequence GTGTCTTCTAAAAACATTATCGCCATTGCTATGTCCTTCGTGGGCTTGCTCGTTGGTGCTGGTTTTGCCACAGGCCAAGAAGTGGTGCAGTACTTCACCGCTTTTGGTACCTGGGGCATTCCTGGCCTCATCGTCGCTGCCCTCATCATGACCCTTGCGGGTACCGTTTTCTTGCAGTTGGGAAGTTATTTCCACGCGGCTGAGCACAATACGGTCTTTCGCAATGTCACCCACCCCATTGTGTCTAAATTGCTGGATGTGGCGGTGGTCATTACCCTTTTCGCCATCGGCTTTGTGATGTTGGCGGGCGCCGGTTCCAATATGCAGCAGCAATTTGGGTGGAAGACCTGGATTGGTTCCACCCTCATGCTGGTATTGGTGCTTATCGTGGGCATGTTCGACGTGGACAAGGTAGCCAAGGTTATCGGTGCTGTAACACCGACCATCATCATTGCGGTCATTGGTATTGCTATCTACACCGCCCTCAATATGCCAGATGACATTGGCGCTGCCATGGATGCCTCCAGCCAGATCGATACTCCGATTGGTAACTGGCTGATTTCCGCACTGAACTATAACGGCCTAGCCCTGATGCTCGCTGTGTCCATGTCCCTAGTTATCGGTGGTGACAATATCAGCCCACGCGAGGCTGGTTGGGGCGGCATCGTAGGCGGAGTAATTTACTCCATCATGATGGGCCTTGCAGGTTTCTCCTTGCTGATGAACTCGGACAAGGCTCAAGGGTCCGATATCCCGATGCTTTCCCTCGTCGATAGCGTTAACCCGACATTGGGTGCCATCATGGCGGTCATCATCTACCTGATGATCTTCAATACCGCTATCGGTATGTTCTACGCGCTGGGCAAACGCCTGTCCGCCGGCCATGAGAAGCGCTTCCCAGTTATCTTCGTCATCGGCTGCTTGGCTGGTTTCGCGGTCTCTTTCGCCGGCTTTAAGACCTTGATGAACTACATCTACCCAATCATCGGCTACATGGGCATCCTCATGGTGGCAATCTTGGTTTTTGCCTGGTTCCGTAGCCAAGCCCAGATTAAGGACGAGGCAGTGCGTCGCGAGCGCCTACGTTCACTTATGCACCTGAAGCTGAACCCCAACAAGGATTATGACGCTGAGCGTTATGATGACGAGATTGGCCAGCACATCGAGGACTCCAATATGGATAACGAGGCCCTCTATGATGAGCTGGTGGATGAGGTCATCGAGGAGCTTGACGGCGACGATCACGTGGACTTTGACAAAAAGGAGTACGCAGAAAAGCGCCACGACTACTCCTATTACACCGAACGCGACGCGGTAGAAACCGACCGTACGCCTGAAGAAATTGAAAAGTGGGTCGAAGAAACCGGTGCATCCGGAGACCCTGAGGAAGATAAGGAGCTGCCGCAGGCTGATAATTCCAAGAATTAG
- a CDS encoding glycosyltransferase family 87 protein yields MKLARTPFFRFALALLGLIFGAWKIVQDTRITDFPIDMVVYREGVKAFLEHRSVYSEPMLAGDIELPFIYPPFGALVMVPLTAFDGIDHDMAGDIMVVLSDLLLLACLYFVFKAVLKKPDFLLPITAITWTIALRFEPVDLNNGFAQINIVVMALVILDLVPRKRFLPQGILIGLAAAIKITPLAMLLYFLVRKEWKQIATAFLSAVAATLLAAAFRWDAFVEFFSSKLLDMGSGGDFGVGTDYQSNSSIKGAIQRMYSSSGAMDANGLAINIAWIAASLLVIAFAAWLIKRLCEEHLLVDAQMVTALTLLLISPVSWSHHWVWLTLIIPVFLYRALSWLSTGWAAGSLLTILVAWAAMLLTVPPKWWWGDQVDVHAMERYQKFWVDDFVWLTILTVALFAAAFYASQRNNRNAKTATPAPLAS; encoded by the coding sequence ATGAAACTCGCGCGCACCCCATTTTTCCGTTTTGCCTTAGCTCTGCTGGGCCTCATTTTTGGCGCCTGGAAGATTGTTCAAGACACCCGCATCACGGACTTTCCCATTGACATGGTGGTCTACCGCGAGGGCGTCAAGGCCTTCCTTGAGCATCGCTCCGTCTACAGCGAACCCATGTTGGCCGGGGATATTGAACTTCCCTTCATTTATCCGCCCTTTGGCGCGCTCGTCATGGTTCCGCTTACGGCTTTCGACGGCATCGACCACGATATGGCGGGCGACATCATGGTCGTCCTGTCCGATTTACTCCTGCTCGCCTGCCTCTACTTTGTCTTCAAGGCGGTGCTTAAGAAGCCGGATTTTCTCTTGCCAATTACCGCCATTACTTGGACCATTGCCTTGCGCTTCGAACCGGTTGACCTCAACAATGGTTTTGCACAGATCAATATCGTGGTGATGGCGCTGGTTATCCTCGACCTCGTTCCGCGCAAGCGCTTCTTGCCCCAAGGTATCTTGATTGGCTTGGCCGCCGCTATCAAAATTACCCCACTGGCGATGCTGCTCTACTTCCTCGTGCGCAAGGAATGGAAGCAGATTGCCACGGCTTTCCTTTCCGCAGTCGCTGCCACTCTCCTCGCCGCAGCCTTCCGTTGGGACGCATTCGTAGAGTTCTTCAGCTCTAAATTGCTCGATATGGGCTCTGGCGGCGACTTCGGCGTGGGCACTGATTACCAGTCCAATAGCTCTATCAAGGGTGCCATTCAGCGCATGTATTCTTCTTCCGGGGCCATGGACGCCAATGGGCTGGCCATCAATATCGCGTGGATCGCCGCCTCCCTCCTGGTTATTGCATTCGCGGCGTGGCTTATCAAGCGACTGTGCGAGGAGCACTTGCTTGTCGACGCCCAAATGGTCACCGCCCTCACCCTCCTCCTCATCTCCCCCGTTTCTTGGTCGCACCACTGGGTCTGGCTCACGCTCATCATCCCAGTCTTCCTTTACCGTGCTTTGAGCTGGCTTTCTACTGGGTGGGCCGCGGGCAGCCTCCTGACCATCCTCGTAGCCTGGGCAGCCATGCTGCTGACAGTTCCACCTAAGTGGTGGTGGGGCGATCAAGTCGATGTCCACGCCATGGAGCGCTACCAGAAGTTCTGGGTGGATGACTTTGTGTGGCTAACCATACTGACCGTCGCACTTTTCGCAGCCGCTTTCTATGCCTCCCAGCGCAATAACCGGAACGCTAAAACCGCTACTCCTGCCCCGCTAGCGTCTTAA
- a CDS encoding transcriptional regulator, with amino-acid sequence MSELDPIIHPLNRFKICAVLNAAGAVEGAINKEMRFAAIRDKVNQSDATLSKQLSALEKEGYVSRFREYGSSRGKDTVWVMLTAKGKAAFDSHLAALKTLAGQE; translated from the coding sequence ATGAGTGAGCTTGATCCGATAATCCACCCGCTTAATCGGTTTAAGATTTGTGCGGTGCTCAACGCGGCTGGCGCAGTGGAAGGCGCCATCAACAAAGAGATGCGCTTTGCCGCGATTCGAGACAAGGTGAATCAATCCGATGCTACGCTGTCTAAGCAGTTAAGCGCACTGGAAAAAGAGGGGTATGTCAGTCGCTTTCGTGAGTATGGATCCTCGCGAGGCAAGGACACGGTGTGGGTGATGCTCACGGCTAAAGGTAAGGCCGCATTCGATTCGCACCTTGCAGCGCTTAAGACGCTAGCGGGGCAGGAGTAG